TGACGAGCAGGTGGCAACGCTGGCGGGCCTCGATGGCCGCAAGATGAGCAAGAGCTACCACAACACCATTCCGCTGTTCGTGCCGCGCGAGGAGCTGAAGAAGCTGGTGTTCTCGATCCTGACCGACTCGCGCGCACCGGGTGAGCCGAAGGACACCGAGGGCTCGGCGCTGTTCCAGATGTACCAGGCGTTCGCCACGCCGGAACAGACGGCGGAGTTCGCCAAGGCATTCGCCGCCGGCATCAGCTGGGGCGATGCCAAGCAGCAGCTGTTCGAGCGCATCGACAGCGAGCTGTCGCCGCTGCGCGAACGCTACAACGCGCTGATGGCCGAGCCGGAGAAGATCGAAGCGCTGCTCAAGCGCCGTGGCCAGCAGCTGCGCGAGCAGCTGGCGGCACCGCTGCTGGACGAGCTGCGCCATGCCGTGGGCCTGCGCGACCTGTCCACTGCGGGCGACATCGCCAGCGAGGATGCCGGCGTGGCCCGCGTGGCACCGCCGCTGTTCAAGCAGTACCGCGAGAAGGATGGCCGTTTCTACTTCAAGCTGACCGCCGGTGATGGCACGCTGCTGATCCAGAGCGAAGGCTTTGATTCGCCGCGCGATGCGGGCCAGCTGATCGCGGTGATCAAGCAGGCCGAGCAGGGCGACCAGCTGCAGAGCGAGCTGTTCAAGCTGGACGCCGAGGTGGACGCCGTGCTGGCCGCCCTGGCCGTGCTGCGCGAAGCGGCCTGATCTGCTCGCCCTTGTAGAGCCGAGCCCACGCTCGGCTGCATGGAAAAGCAGCCGAGCATGGGCTCGGCTCTACACGCCACACCACCCATGGCATGATGTCCGCGCGCCTCCGGCGCGATGACATGGAGTCTGCGATGGCCTGGTTGTCGCTGCTGCTGTTCCTGCCCTGGTTCCTGCTGCTGGGCAGCCTGTACTGGCTGTTTCCGCGCCAGCCGCGCACCGCGCGGCGGCGCCTGTTCGATGGCACCACCCTGGTACTGGCGTTCGCGCTGAGCATCGTGTCGATGCTGTGGGGCTACCGCATCGGCGTGGTGCAGCCCGGCGCCGGCCCGATCTGGCCGCAGGTGCTGGCGGTGCTGTACGCCTACGGCGCGTTCCTGGCGGTGCTGGTGCTGGCGTTGCTG
This portion of the Stenotrophomonas sp. WZN-1 genome encodes:
- a CDS encoding tryptophan--tRNA ligase — encoded protein: MTTRVLTGITPSGTPHLGNYVGAIRPAIAASRAPGIESFFFLADLHSLIKSQDPQRTQRATLEIAASWLACGLDPEHVWFYRQSDIRETTELMWFLTAIASKGILNRAHAYKAAVDKNREEGVDEDAGVSAGLFMYPVLMAADILIFKANQVPVGRDQIQHIEMARDFAQRFNHVYGKEYFPLPDVVIDEQVATLAGLDGRKMSKSYHNTIPLFVPREELKKLVFSILTDSRAPGEPKDTEGSALFQMYQAFATPEQTAEFAKAFAAGISWGDAKQQLFERIDSELSPLRERYNALMAEPEKIEALLKRRGQQLREQLAAPLLDELRHAVGLRDLSTAGDIASEDAGVARVAPPLFKQYREKDGRFYFKLTAGDGTLLIQSEGFDSPRDAGQLIAVIKQAEQGDQLQSELFKLDAEVDAVLAALAVLREAA